CCGATATCTAGCATCATTGACGCTTGATGCCATAAATAAGAGCAGTAAACTCTTTATTAACTGTTCGATTAGTCTATGAATGCAAATATTCGCATCATTGACAGATCGAGCAGATATTTTCGTCGGAGAGCAAATTGAATGCGTTCAGGAGTTAACTGCTCTTATTCATGGCATCAAACAGTGTATAAGCGTCAATGATGCTGGATATCGGGTGTTCCAAAAAACATATGGAACGTAGGAAATCAAAGACAAATTTATGAAAAAGGTTAGATCCATCGTATCAAATTTGATTTCACCATGCTGGATTTcactaaaacaaaaaattttgcgTACAATTTTTGTTTACGCAATGTGGCTTTATGCAACTGATCAGTGTTATGTCAAACTCTACCCATATACTGAGGAAAACGAGGAAGAAATTGATTTTGAGGTGGATACTTCTGATGAGTcagaatcaaaataaatttccatgtTTATGTATCGTTTTATTATAGTATTGATAAATAAatgtgtgaatgaaaaaaaattgaaattattgtcaATATTCAATCTGTTTCAATTCCAGCATATGAATCACCCTCCTAAGATCGGAAAAATCGTCTTTCTGAACTCTCTGTCGATCTCCCCTAGCGTTTTAACCCTAACATATAAAATCTAGGCAACCATGGATGCGCCCCACTTTTGACCAGGCAACCTAATAATGTGATATATGGAATAAAGTAacctttcataaaaaaaaaaccaattaAATAACTGATGAGGGTATATCAATGACGGTTGTCTACCTCTTTGTACCCGGCAACCTCATAGGAGTACCAAGGGAAAACTACAACCCATGTTTTCTTGATTCCTCGTGTAATATTCTGTCGACTCATGCTGgaatttcataaataacaaatgaGGGTAGTAGTTCAAAAAAAGTTAACATTATTCAACACTATTGGCCCCTGATTCAGCTAGGCAACCCATTTGCGATCTATCAAGGTACAAATTGTCCAACTTACAACATTCGTCATCATCAAATAACAGATGAGggtatatatttcttatatcgTATCTTAgacatagacctaataatacatggaCAGGGCTTCACGTGGTTTTCCCGTTCACCGCATCGAGGAATACACACGAGAGAGAGGGGGGTGGTAGAAAAGAGAGATAACAGCAGTCCCTGGTAGTAAACGTCAAGCTGGTAGCTGGTAGAGAATAATTCAACGTTGCCGCTTCAACCAAGTTATCGAGTAAACTCGGGAATTCTACCAGTCCGCTGATCCTccatgttgcatttttgggtggttgtcggtagatttatagactttctattaatttgaagcaatttttgtaCTGAAATCAGAGACAACAACAGaggttgtctctgactgaaatcaacttcgaaaatgttatcaaatcaactatatttttctcgtacttgaaactttcaagtgctgataaaataatagattccgtacaaaaaaaatactacctgaaaatttttttttctgatttttattaatgtaaaaaacTTGATAGTTGTGTAAAACAACATTATTATCTCATTCGCCGGGGTCTGATTTTATATACACTGAAATTACTCGTGATTTGGGAAGATAAAAGGACCCCTGCTTTGCGTTCTGGCTGCacagagaaaaattaatcgctaaagtgaatttttttaaacatttcaccttccttgagcaaaaacatgtgtggtatagagaaaaggacaataaatttaagtatgtttattgatactttcacaaataatatgaaatttccTGCTGCGGAAACATTTATATGATGATTAATCATTCACAACTATTTTGATAGGTTTTCCATCAAGTGGTTTAGTTGCTCTTCTCTGGCACTCCTGACAGTAATATTTTACTGCTCCTGTTTCTTTATTGTGTGGCTTTCCAGTGTTAGATTTCTGTGACACTGAACAGAAAATATCGAGCTTTGAGTTTGCCGATGACACAGGGCTTACTGAATATCAACATGATTTACATCTCTTCTCTTCTTAATATTGAATCCAGATTGGAGTTAAGTATTTTCTTCGGACATGCCTTGAAATACAATGTGATGGTACATATGTAACTACTTCGTTTAGAACAATATTctttataatattcaaaaatatatctacTATCTCGAAATTCAAGTCACCTCTACAAATTCTTGCTGTGGCCTTGTGAAATATAGAGAGTAGACTAGGTATATTCCTTGTAAATCTTTGTAAATCATGTCCTATATGTACATACATGAAATTACAAAGAAACTCCTTTATTGgtctattatttccaaaaataaatcactttcgCTTTATTATCATGTAGCAGTCGATTCTAAAAACCTAATTTTCTGCTAAATTGTTTGTGaggagaatgaaatatcgattgaaaacacagtagctgaacagtaaacaataaacatatgattttgacattttctaccatatgtccatctctttctaacgtactactcgtgacctctctctctcagggcccgtccatattttattaggtctatgatctTAGACTACTAGCTTTTGTCAAAAATAATGGCCCATATTCAAGGGACATTTGCCTTATTGTCGGATGGCAATCACTCGATGGCTATCTCTCGTTTGGATCTAAACAAAATAATGCACAAAGCATCCAAATTTTTTGGGTATAGGGATTGCATGGCGGTTTCCTTTATTCAGAGGCCATTGGGAAGAGTTGAGTTGGATTTGTTACCTGTCAGATGGCGCTGGGTTGTTGTTATAACTCCAAAGCGTCTGCTGGCATCTAATGAAGGTCCATCAATTCCTAGACGTTTTCCATCGAGGTCAGAGTTGTGTgccctgacgaggtcaaataaggccatcgtcagcatctactcttcctcgAGGGAATACTCTTGATGATATAACGTTGGCAAGTATCTATCTGAATTATCCTAGCCCACATATTCAGGTTGTTTATGTTTTGAGTCAATATCCTCTagattcgattttgtttcagTGCTGCTGTGGATACAGTGACTAATCAAAATGTAGCCATCAAAAAACTGAGCAGGCCATTCCAGAATGTGACGCATGCCAAAAGGGCGTATCGAGAGTTTAAGTTAATGAAATTAGTTAATCATAAGAACGTGAGTAGGCCACTGCAATAATATAAGGGTGATTCGATTTGAGGTTAGTTAATGGATTGCCTTTCCACCACTTTATCCCTAGAACACaaggaaaaaacagaaaagtTGAAGTTTATAGagtgattttgaatgaaattacaTATAAGCCCGAAGGTATCAGAAATTTATCCTTTTTTTTCCAGTAAAAATCTAGAACCTCACGTCAAACCACCCTTCAATAATGACaatgttaatttcagttttgTTTGTTTAAAATAGCTGAATTACCTAATTAATCAATTGAATTTGCTATGGCAAATATATCTTCTattatgttgaagaaaatatGGGAATTCTTAATCATGGGCATCACCCTATATCTCGTAAACCAGTATCCTTGGGGACATTTAAATTCTCTACTTTAGTTTGAGATCTCCACTGAGCCGTTGTCCCTTAAGTTACCTGTATATTAATAGAGGTCATTCCTTATATGCCGAACTTTTcaaacgaaattttttttccagataaTTGGTTTGTACAATGCTTTCACACCGCAGAGGTCACTGGAAGAATTCCAGGATGTTTATCTAGTGATGGAATTAATGGATGCCAACTTATGTCAGGTGATACAAATGGATTTAGACCATGAACGAATGAGCTATCTTCTCTATCAGATGCTCTGTGGAATAAAACATTTGCATTCGGCCGGGATTATACATAGGGTGAGTAATTTGaatcacccacctgaagatgctattgtgatagcgaaacacgtgtcgtggtttaagaacttattttagtgaaaatcataaaatcgcATTACTCACTACTTCGGAATGAATAAAGTTCCTTTATTATATTAATAGTCATAAAAATATTGGTAAAACCCTAATATTCGCTGTAACATTGCCGACAAGTGATTGATGATGATGAGAACTTTTTTTTGCAGGATTTAAAACCGAGCAATATTGTAGTTAAATCAGATTGTACATTAAAGATATTAGACTTTGGACTTGCAAGAACAGCCGGGACTACTTTCATGATGACACCGTACGTAGTGACAAGATATTATAGGGCCCCTGAGGTGATCTTAGGTATGGGATATACAGAAAATGTGGATATATGGTCAGTGGGGTGTATAATGGGAGAAATGATCAGGGGTGGCGTCCTTTTCCCCGGAACAGATCACATAGATCAATGGAATAAGATAATTGGTAAGCGAACGGTTTTTTGACTTACTCGATAtttaattttcacaaaaaaaattgtaggaaATGTTTTCTGTTCAATTCAAGCACTAGAAATACCATGTTTCCTTTAGTTGTtctctttttttcgaatatcatttcaaatttGAGGGATGCTGATAAACAGGGTATTTTTTTGGGttgaatgttatttttatttattagttCTTTCTAGTGTgagactgaaaaaaattcatttactaCGTCAGTCTGAGTTGCGGAGAATAAACGTACCAAATATCATCAAATAATATAGGTTGCTTAGAACATTAAGGCTGATTGAGGAAATTgataaaatcaataaaacattttcgagaatttactaatgaatcaccttgtatacaaTATACCACCGGGATGAGAATAGTTGAATAGATGTCGGCCATTCATTATAATCgacaaataaactgctccacatgagttagggatattgacttaaattgcaaaaaaatatagtttaaaTAAGACTTttgtgatgaaaaattcatattaatatgatttcaagctgcaaattaattttagcctgcaggtctgcagcgtatacaggctggttaagaaaaatcgagtaaaataacgaaattttattcccagagaattcaagcattttaagactaacaaaacaatgtatggcctccacgggcatcaataacatattgacatcttctttgcatactacacacgaggtttttgaacatttcttaatttggttccataaatgGGGCAGAAgttctctcagatcatttaaggattctggggtaggttgatgattatctaatctttggagcatatcccatgcatgttctatgcaattcaaatctggtgagtgcggaggtattggtaaatgtggaataccaaggtcctcgcgcgcattctcaactatggctgcaccaTGCAGTCTAGCGTTATcatctagaaattgaaaagtttcaccaatagcaccgtgaaaatttggcacaacatttccactatgctccctatagtgtaaggcggtcatattcccagaacaaatgtgtagatctgtgtgcctgttgaaacatatcccggcccataccataacactaccccctcggaatgaatggacttcttggacatagcgacgattacggggtatgcgtgggattgtccatacccttattcttcgagaatctgaaaatcgtccatatctggattcatcactgaaaaggacactacgccattgatcgttccaatggatatgttgccttgcccattccagtctttgacgcttatggtcacctgttaatggaactcctcttaataaacatctagaacctagattcacctctgtGAATCGTTGTCtcatggtttcgatggaaacttggaccccatctgcattttgaagagtattccgtagcattctacacgtagatgtagggtttcttctcgccgaaacggtgatgaaacgatcctgagcaggtgttgtttttcgtcgcccaccaagccttggtctttccaacacggaacctgtctccctgaacctattccaaagtcgagatatcacactttggcttacttggagcctttccgctacaacaacctgagttaggccaccctgtagcattccgatagccctaatAGCCTCAGCCTTTGtaaatttacgtcttggcattttcagaaaattcgtttcaaatcgaagccgttgataaactgacttcatttcaaaataacatTCATAAGGCatatatgcaaagaaccaaacttcagaaaaaaggcgaccagattgacgaaatgtctcatactgattttcattggatcgattcaagttgttattgagttttaaataattttacagcgattttctcgaagaataCATACTTTttaaaacgattgaatacgatatcccttactcctgtggagcagtatattcagaaaaaatctcTCATTCTATTCTGTAGATACTTTTAGTGAACACTTTGCATACTTCGCAGTTCCCAAATGTTACAACTTTTTTGCAGAACAACTGGGTACTCCATCACCGCAATTCATGATGAGACTGCAGCTAACCGTGCGGAATTACGTAGAAAACAGGCCACGTTACCCCGGTTTCTCCTTCGATAAACTCTTTCCTGATGTTTTATTCCCATCGGACAGTAATGAACATAACCGACTTAAGGCGAGCCAAGCCAGAGATTTACTTTCTAAAATGCTAGTTATCGACCCGGAAAAGaggatttcagtggacgatgcTCTGCTCCATCCTTACATAAATGTCTGGTATGACGAACAGGAAGTTAATGCTGTAAGTATGTTAAAAACCAGTCGCGGTTATAATTACATAAGCGCAAATGTGCTCTCGTTTAGAAAAAATACTTATTCTTGATTAGTTTCATCATAAAACTTATTGATtcacaataattttaaaaacattaatttaaaaaaaaattcaagcatCAAAATTTagttgcaatcagtcaaatgtAGCCATCCCACATACTGGTCGCAGTTCAACTCAACCCCACTCCAAAATCTACATGTATGATGAAGGATACGTTCATTTTTATTTAGTACAGACTTGTTCCTTTGATGAAAACAAAACTCCCTCATATCGCTTGTTCTAAAAATCAACTACATTTTGGTACATTTGgctacagttttctgttttataattgaggggcgcgaaattcgaattctattccttgtattgagtTTCAATATTGTAAATTGTAAATTTGTTAAgatcagagcaacaaaacaaaagtatggttttgttttgtgatcaggacgTTAgactaaatttttatttgcaatttataaaaaattggaGAACAAatgaagctttgactaggacacaaaagtatatggcGATCTGCTATATGttgaa
This genomic stretch from Coccinella septempunctata chromosome 7, icCocSept1.1, whole genome shotgun sequence harbors:
- the LOC123316810 gene encoding stress-activated protein kinase JNK isoform X1; this encodes MSRLTQFYTVEVGDTKFTILKRYQNLKPIGSGAQGIVCAAVDTVTNQNVAIKKLSRPFQNVTHAKRAYREFKLMKLVNHKNIIGLYNAFTPQRSLEEFQDVYLVMELMDANLCQVIQMDLDHERMSYLLYQMLCGIKHLHSAGIIHRDLKPSNIVVKSDCTLKILDFGLARTAGTTFMMTPYVVTRYYRAPEVILGMGYTENVDIWSVGCIMGEMIRGGVLFPGTDHIDQWNKIIEQLGTPSPQFMMRLQLTVRNYVENRPRYPGFSFDKLFPDVLFPSDSNEHNRLKASQARDLLSKMLVIDPEKRISVDDALLHPYINVWYDEQEVNAPAPGPYDHSVDEREHTVEQWKELIYQEVMEYENSHGRASSSQPSPATNSEPNGTAESMR
- the LOC123316810 gene encoding stress-activated protein kinase JNK isoform X2, whose translation is MSIREGYTNHVFGDTEFWVPDRYVNLSPKDGGAQGLVCAAVDTVTNQNVAIKKLSRPFQNVTHAKRAYREFKLMKLVNHKNIIGLYNAFTPQRSLEEFQDVYLVMELMDANLCQVIQMDLDHERMSYLLYQMLCGIKHLHSAGIIHRDLKPSNIVVKSDCTLKILDFGLARTAGTTFMMTPYVVTRYYRAPEVILGMGYTENVDIWSVGCIMGEMIRGGVLFPGTDHIDQWNKIIEQLGTPSPQFMMRLQLTVRNYVENRPRYPGFSFDKLFPDVLFPSDSNEHNRLKASQARDLLSKMLVIDPEKRISVDDALLHPYINVWYDEQEVNAPAPGPYDHSVDEREHTVEQWKELIYQEVMEYENSHGRASSSQPSPATNSEPNGTAESMR